The Pseudomonas wenzhouensis genome has a segment encoding these proteins:
- a CDS encoding LysE family translocator, whose product MPFAENLIAFTLAATLLTLTPGIDTALVLRTAAVEGRRQAFRAALGINAGCLIWGAAVAFGLGALLAVSEFGYNLLKYCGAAYLAWLGLNMLLRPRTSLAPAQVSGTPDANWFLRGLLGNVLNPKVGIFYLSFLPQFIPQGQPLIAWTFGLVGIHVTLSLVWAALLIGATQPLGRWLRREAVIRWMDRSTGLIFLLFAARLALSRR is encoded by the coding sequence ATGCCCTTTGCCGAAAACCTGATCGCCTTCACCCTGGCCGCCACCTTGCTGACCCTCACGCCTGGCATCGATACGGCGCTGGTACTGCGCACCGCAGCGGTCGAAGGCCGGCGACAGGCGTTTCGCGCGGCGCTGGGCATCAATGCCGGCTGCCTGATCTGGGGCGCTGCCGTGGCCTTCGGCCTGGGCGCGCTGCTGGCGGTGTCCGAGTTCGGCTACAACCTGCTCAAGTACTGCGGCGCGGCTTATCTGGCCTGGCTCGGGCTGAATATGCTGCTGCGTCCGCGTACCTCGCTGGCGCCCGCGCAGGTGAGCGGCACACCTGATGCCAACTGGTTCCTGCGCGGCCTGCTGGGCAACGTGCTCAACCCCAAGGTGGGGATTTTCTACCTGTCCTTTCTGCCGCAGTTCATCCCGCAGGGGCAGCCGCTGATCGCCTGGACCTTCGGCCTGGTAGGCATCCACGTGACGCTCAGCCTGGTCTGGGCGGCGCTGCTGATCGGCGCCACCCAGCCGCTCGGTCGCTGGTTGCGGCGCGAGGCGGTGATCAGGTGGATGGATCGCAGCACGGGGCTGATCTTCCTGCTGTTCGCCGCGCGCCTGGCATTGAGCAGGCGCTGA
- a CDS encoding thiolase family protein produces MREVVVVDSVRTGLAKSFRGKFNMTRPDDMAAHCVDALLVRNGIDPKLVDDCIVGAGSNEGAQGMNIGRNVAVLSRLGNPVAGMTLNRFCSSGLQAIAIAANQVASGCSDIIVAGGVESITMTLKSMNMDNLFNPLLQQDNPGIYYPMGKTAEIVANRYGLSREAQDAYALQSQQRTARAQAEGLFTDEIVPMAVKYQVEDKASGEKKILDGVVEADDCNRPDTTLESLAKLQPAFDPAGSVTAGNASQLSDGASMTLVMSLEKALAQGLKPKAYFRGFTVAGCEPDEMGIGPVFSVPRLLKARGLSVDDIDLWELNEAFASQCLYCRDKLEIDNDKYNVNGGSISIGHPFGMTGSRQVGHLVRELQRRELRYGIVTMCVGGGMGATGLFEAYRG; encoded by the coding sequence ATGCGTGAAGTGGTGGTCGTCGACAGCGTGCGGACTGGCCTGGCCAAGTCCTTCCGCGGCAAGTTCAATATGACCCGGCCAGACGACATGGCCGCGCATTGCGTCGATGCGCTGCTGGTGCGCAACGGCATCGACCCGAAGCTGGTCGATGACTGCATCGTCGGTGCCGGCTCCAACGAGGGCGCGCAGGGCATGAACATCGGGCGCAACGTCGCGGTGCTCTCGCGTTTGGGCAACCCGGTGGCGGGCATGACCCTCAATCGCTTCTGCTCCTCGGGCCTGCAGGCCATTGCCATCGCCGCCAACCAGGTGGCGTCTGGTTGCAGCGACATCATCGTCGCCGGCGGCGTCGAGTCCATCACCATGACCCTGAAAAGCATGAACATGGACAACCTGTTCAACCCGCTGCTGCAACAGGACAACCCCGGCATCTATTACCCTATGGGCAAGACTGCCGAGATCGTCGCCAACCGCTATGGCCTCAGCCGCGAAGCCCAGGACGCCTATGCCCTGCAGAGCCAGCAGCGCACCGCGCGCGCCCAGGCCGAAGGCCTGTTCACCGACGAGATCGTGCCGATGGCGGTGAAGTACCAGGTCGAAGACAAGGCCAGCGGCGAGAAGAAGATTCTCGACGGTGTGGTCGAGGCCGATGACTGCAACCGCCCGGACACCACCCTGGAATCGCTGGCCAAGCTGCAGCCGGCGTTCGACCCGGCCGGTAGCGTCACCGCCGGCAATGCTTCGCAATTGTCCGATGGCGCCTCCATGACCCTGGTGATGAGTCTGGAAAAGGCGCTGGCGCAGGGCCTCAAGCCCAAGGCCTACTTCCGTGGCTTTACCGTGGCCGGCTGCGAGCCGGACGAAATGGGCATCGGCCCGGTGTTCTCGGTACCCAGGCTGCTCAAGGCCAGGGGCCTGAGCGTCGACGACATCGACCTGTGGGAGCTCAACGAAGCATTCGCCTCGCAGTGCCTGTACTGCCGCGACAAACTCGAGATCGACAACGACAAGTACAACGTCAACGGCGGCTCCATTTCCATCGGCCACCCATTCGGTATGACCGGCTCGCGCCAGGTCGGCCATCTGGTGCGTGAGCTGCAGCGCCGCGAGCTGCGCTACGGCATCGTCACCATGTGTGTCGGTGGCGGCATGGGGGCCACTGGGCTGTTCGAGGCGTATCGCGGATAA
- the pap gene encoding polyphosphate:AMP phosphotransferase has protein sequence MFESAEIGRSIDKATFEAEEPALREALLEAQYELKQQARFPVIVLINGVEGAGKGETVKLLNEWMDPRLIQVSTFDVQTDEELARPPAWRYWRQLPPKGRMGIFFGNWYSQMLQGRVHGQFKDAVLDQAIDAAEHLERMLCDEGALIFKFWFHLSKQQMKTRLEALKDDPLHSWRISPLDWQQSKTYDKFVRYGERILRRTSRDYAPWYVVEGVDHYYRSLTVGRILLEGLQAALARQQGTVGRPHAAPVSGQSSGLLASLDMTQALSKDDYKEQLATEQARLSGLMRDKRMRKHALIAAFEGNDAAGKGGAIRRVTGALDPRQYRIVPVAAPSEEERAQPYLWRFWRHIPARGHFTIFDRSWYGRVLVERVEGFCSQADWLRAYGEINDFEEQLTNAGVILVKFWLAIDQQTQLKRFKEREQIPFKRFKITEEDWRNREKWDDYADAVGDMVDRTSTEIAPWTLIEANDKRFARVKVLRTINEAIEAAFARD, from the coding sequence ATGTTCGAATCCGCCGAAATCGGCCGCAGTATCGACAAGGCCACGTTCGAAGCCGAAGAGCCGGCGCTGCGCGAGGCCTTGCTGGAGGCGCAGTACGAACTCAAGCAACAGGCGCGTTTCCCGGTGATCGTACTGATCAACGGTGTCGAGGGCGCCGGCAAGGGCGAGACGGTGAAGCTGCTCAACGAGTGGATGGATCCGCGGCTGATCCAGGTCAGCACCTTCGATGTGCAGACCGATGAAGAGCTGGCGCGGCCGCCGGCCTGGCGCTACTGGCGACAACTGCCGCCGAAGGGGCGCATGGGCATCTTCTTCGGCAACTGGTACAGCCAGATGCTGCAGGGGCGGGTGCATGGCCAGTTCAAGGATGCAGTGCTGGATCAGGCCATCGATGCTGCCGAGCATCTGGAGCGCATGCTCTGCGATGAGGGGGCGCTGATCTTCAAGTTCTGGTTCCACCTGTCCAAGCAACAGATGAAGACGCGCCTCGAAGCGCTCAAGGATGACCCGCTGCACAGTTGGCGCATCAGCCCGCTGGACTGGCAGCAGTCGAAGACCTACGACAAATTCGTGCGTTACGGCGAGCGCATCCTGCGCCGCACCAGCCGCGACTACGCGCCCTGGTACGTGGTCGAGGGCGTCGATCACTATTACCGCAGCCTCACCGTCGGGCGCATTCTGCTCGAAGGCTTGCAGGCGGCGCTGGCGCGGCAGCAAGGCACAGTGGGGCGACCACATGCTGCACCGGTTTCCGGACAGAGCAGCGGCCTGTTGGCCAGCCTGGACATGACCCAGGCGCTGAGCAAGGACGACTACAAGGAGCAACTGGCCACCGAGCAGGCGCGCCTGTCCGGGCTGATGCGTGACAAGCGCATGCGCAAGCACGCCCTGATCGCTGCATTCGAGGGCAACGATGCCGCCGGCAAGGGCGGTGCCATCCGCCGCGTGACCGGCGCGCTCGATCCGCGCCAGTACCGCATCGTGCCGGTGGCGGCACCCTCCGAGGAGGAGCGCGCTCAGCCTTATCTGTGGCGCTTCTGGCGGCATATCCCGGCGCGCGGGCATTTCACCATCTTCGACCGTAGCTGGTACGGCCGCGTATTGGTCGAGCGTGTCGAAGGCTTCTGCAGCCAGGCCGACTGGCTGCGCGCCTATGGCGAGATCAACGACTTCGAAGAGCAGTTGACCAATGCCGGAGTGATCCTGGTGAAGTTCTGGCTGGCCATCGATCAGCAGACCCAGCTGAAGCGTTTCAAGGAGCGTGAGCAGATCCCGTTCAAGCGCTTCAAGATCACCGAAGAGGATTGGCGCAACCGTGAAAAGTGGGACGACTACGCCGATGCGGTAGGCGATATGGTCGACCGTACCAGCACCGAGATCGCGCCCTGGACGCTGATCGAGGCCAACGACAAGCGCTTCGCCCGGGTCAAGGTGCTGCGCACCATCAACGAGGCCATCGAGGCGGCATTCGCCAGGGATTGA
- a CDS encoding LysR family transcriptional regulator, translating to MDRFQEMKVLLAVTEAESFAGGAKLLGISPPSVTRAVAALEARLGTLLLARNTRSLRLTEAGQRYVEDCRRILLELEEAEELAAGGSVRPRGRLSVTAPVMFGELFLIPRITQYLDSYPDVEINALLVDRVVNMMEEGVDVAVRIGTLPAGDHQAMQVGQIRPVVCAAPAFLDRVGRPQHPHELRDAPIILSSANGLLSQWQFVGAEGVFGFMPASRLIVSSNQAAICAARLGWGYTRALSYQVAEAVARGELELLLEAFEPPAVPVHIIYQGGRQVSAKVRTFVDFCVESFRLDPALRAAGTPSTA from the coding sequence ATGGATCGGTTTCAGGAAATGAAGGTGCTGCTGGCCGTGACCGAGGCCGAGAGCTTCGCCGGCGGCGCCAAGCTGCTGGGCATCTCGCCGCCCAGCGTGACCCGCGCCGTCGCAGCGCTGGAGGCGCGCCTCGGCACGCTGCTGCTGGCGCGCAATACCCGCAGCCTGCGCCTGACCGAAGCCGGCCAGCGCTATGTCGAGGATTGCCGGCGCATCCTGCTGGAACTGGAAGAGGCCGAGGAACTGGCCGCTGGTGGCAGCGTCCGGCCACGGGGCCGGCTTAGCGTGACGGCGCCGGTGATGTTCGGCGAGTTGTTCCTGATTCCGCGCATCACCCAGTACCTCGACAGCTACCCGGACGTGGAGATCAACGCGTTGCTGGTCGACCGCGTGGTGAACATGATGGAGGAGGGCGTCGACGTGGCCGTGCGCATCGGCACGCTGCCTGCTGGTGATCATCAGGCAATGCAGGTCGGGCAGATTCGTCCGGTGGTCTGTGCTGCACCGGCCTTCCTCGACCGCGTCGGGCGGCCGCAGCATCCGCATGAGCTGCGCGATGCGCCCATCATCCTGTCCAGCGCCAACGGTCTGCTCAGCCAGTGGCAGTTCGTCGGCGCCGAGGGTGTCTTCGGCTTCATGCCCGCGTCACGCCTCATCGTCAGCTCCAACCAGGCGGCGATCTGCGCCGCACGCCTGGGCTGGGGCTACACCCGCGCGCTGTCCTACCAGGTGGCCGAGGCTGTGGCGCGCGGCGAGCTTGAACTGCTGCTCGAAGCTTTCGAGCCACCGGCTGTGCCGGTGCACATCATTTATCAGGGGGGGCGCCAGGTTTCGGCCAAGGTGCGCACCTTCGTCGACTTTTGCGTCGAGAGCTTTCGTCTCGACCCGGCACTGCGCGCGGCTGGGACGCCATCCACGGCATGA
- a CDS encoding pyridoxamine 5'-phosphate oxidase family protein: protein MQQLPSRHSPWHAGERQLQEKVGVAERMEALGQKMIRDHMPEQHREFFQRLPFMIAGAVDRAGQPWATLIEGEEGFVTSPDPRQLSFDLAAMALDPLDQAIAGLGAGDAVGLLGIELHTRRRNRINGQIRQASAQRLEIAVEHSFGNCPQYIQLRHYRRVQARGGERLDASELDVRSAKMIRRADTFFVASYVEHDDGRRAVDVSHRGGRAGFVRVEGNRLTIPDYAGNLAFNTLGNLSVNPRAGLLFIDFATGDVLQLGGRAEVILDSPLIEAFAGAERLRTFDVEQVVLRSAAVALRWDFEAYAPTSLMTGTWTQADARLREPEPHNAWQRWRVQSLQQESADIRSFVLAPETGAAPSFAAGQHLPIRISGAAGEPLLRSYSLSSAPSDGYLRISVKAQGVASRYLHAQVRVGDVLEVRAPLGRFTLNCDSDRPLVLIGAGVGITPLLSMLREQVALGQGKRMHFFQGARTLADLPFQAELRELVQRAGGLLKIHRALSAPEADALLRLDYEHHGRIELAQIKAALPFDDYDFYLCGPAAFTQAIYDGLRALNIADERIHAEAFGPSTLTRRRDSQSAVLTQPPAANEAVAVHFSASSKEASWKPGSGSLLHLAESCGLTPEFSCRGGTCGTCRTRLVSGQVHYPQPPLELPDAGDVLICCAVPARSADGLQPLVLDL, encoded by the coding sequence ATGCAACAGCTCCCCAGCCGGCATTCGCCCTGGCACGCCGGTGAAAGACAGCTGCAGGAAAAGGTCGGCGTCGCCGAGCGTATGGAAGCACTTGGACAGAAGATGATCCGTGACCATATGCCGGAGCAGCACCGCGAATTCTTTCAGCGCCTGCCGTTCATGATCGCTGGGGCCGTGGATCGCGCGGGCCAGCCCTGGGCCACTCTGATCGAAGGCGAAGAAGGCTTCGTCACCTCGCCGGACCCGCGTCAGCTGTCATTCGATCTCGCCGCCATGGCCCTCGATCCGCTTGACCAGGCTATCGCCGGCCTTGGCGCGGGGGATGCCGTCGGCCTGCTCGGCATCGAGTTGCACACGCGGCGGCGCAATCGCATCAATGGGCAGATTCGCCAGGCTTCGGCGCAGCGCCTGGAGATCGCCGTGGAGCATTCCTTCGGCAACTGCCCGCAGTACATCCAGCTGCGCCACTACCGCCGCGTGCAGGCGCGGGGGGGCGAGCGCCTGGATGCGAGCGAACTGGATGTGCGCAGTGCGAAGATGATCCGCCGCGCCGATACCTTCTTCGTCGCCAGTTACGTCGAGCATGACGATGGCCGCCGCGCGGTGGACGTTTCCCACCGTGGTGGCCGTGCTGGTTTCGTGCGGGTGGAGGGCAATCGTCTGACCATTCCCGACTACGCCGGCAATCTGGCCTTCAATACCCTGGGCAACCTCAGCGTCAATCCACGCGCCGGCCTGTTGTTCATCGACTTCGCCACGGGCGATGTGCTGCAACTGGGCGGCCGTGCCGAGGTGATCCTCGACAGCCCGCTCATCGAGGCCTTTGCCGGCGCCGAGCGGCTAAGGACCTTCGACGTTGAGCAGGTGGTGCTGCGTTCGGCGGCGGTTGCGCTGCGCTGGGACTTCGAGGCCTATGCGCCGACCAGCCTGATGACCGGCACCTGGACACAAGCCGATGCCCGCCTGCGTGAGCCTGAGCCGCACAATGCCTGGCAGCGCTGGCGTGTGCAGAGCTTACAGCAGGAAAGCGCCGATATCCGCTCCTTCGTGCTGGCCCCGGAAACGGGCGCTGCACCGAGTTTCGCCGCCGGCCAGCATCTGCCCATTCGCATCAGCGGCGCTGCCGGTGAACCCCTGCTGCGCAGCTATAGCCTCTCCAGCGCACCGTCAGACGGCTATCTGCGCATCAGCGTCAAGGCGCAGGGTGTGGCTTCGCGATATCTGCATGCGCAGGTCAGGGTCGGTGACGTACTGGAGGTGCGTGCGCCGTTGGGCCGCTTCACCCTGAACTGCGACAGCGACAGGCCATTGGTGCTGATCGGCGCTGGTGTCGGTATTACGCCGTTGTTGTCGATGCTGCGCGAGCAGGTAGCGCTGGGGCAGGGCAAGCGCATGCATTTTTTCCAGGGCGCGCGGACGCTCGCTGATCTGCCGTTCCAGGCCGAGCTGCGCGAGTTGGTGCAGCGTGCAGGTGGTTTACTGAAGATTCACCGCGCTCTCAGCGCCCCGGAAGCGGACGCGCTGTTGAGACTCGACTATGAACATCACGGGCGTATCGAGTTGGCTCAGATCAAGGCGGCGCTGCCGTTCGACGATTACGACTTCTATCTGTGCGGCCCCGCAGCCTTTACCCAGGCGATCTACGATGGCCTGCGTGCTCTCAATATCGCTGATGAACGCATCCATGCCGAGGCGTTCGGCCCTTCGACGCTGACGCGTCGCCGTGATAGCCAGAGCGCTGTCTTGACGCAGCCGCCTGCCGCGAACGAGGCGGTGGCGGTGCATTTCAGTGCATCGAGCAAGGAGGCGAGCTGGAAACCGGGTAGCGGTAGCCTTCTGCATCTGGCGGAAAGTTGTGGCCTGACGCCCGAATTCAGTTGCCGGGGCGGCACCTGCGGCACCTGCCGGACACGCCTGGTCAGCGGTCAGGTGCATTATCCGCAGCCACCACTCGAGCTGCCGGATGCGGGTGATGTGCTGATCTGCTGCGCCGTACCTGCGCGGAGCGCAGATGGCCTGCAGCCGTTGGTACTGGATCTGTGA